One Carassius auratus strain Wakin unplaced genomic scaffold, ASM336829v1 scaf_tig00005214, whole genome shotgun sequence genomic window carries:
- the LOC113070716 gene encoding E3 ubiquitin-protein ligase NEURL3, producing the protein MTEKKKEKERCVCHTRRSLDAISFHSDVRGRLITLSDGGRRVTRDVTSFCHGLTFSARPVERAEKVRLRVERSDGVWHGALRVGFAHVPPEDTLLPPLAIPDLTDSPLYAAVLVPEHLCRPGSELQFWLKKNGSLRIRCSKGRTHTVPTTLKPEWPFWAMIDVYGQTTAVTMLGSKKKRWIFTSKSCPAHTHIKLTENKGTQEGERHVSLLEQRNLRNHQLDNTDHEASDCEECVVCYSDVANCRLSCGHKCVCTPCGMRVHMMFGTCPLCRQPLSSPMSVHPSSTNSHIVC; encoded by the exons ATGACAGAGAAGAAGAAAG AGAAAGAAAGGTGTGTGTGTCACACGCGGAGGAGCCTGGATGCGATTTCTTTCCACTCAGACGTGAGAGGTCGTCTGATAACGCTGAGTGACGGAGGCCGCCGGGTGACGAGGGACGTGACTTCATTCTGTCACGGACTGACGTTCAGCGCGCGGCCGGTGGAGAGAGCGGAGAAGGTGCGCCTGCGGGTCGAGCGCTCTGACGGAGTCTGGCACGGAGCACTGCGGGTGGGATTTGCTCATGTTCCCCCCGAGGACACACTTCTACCCCCTCTGGCCATCCCAGACCTGACCGACTCTCCTCTGTACGCGGCGGTGTTAGTTCCCGAGCACTTATGTCGCCCCGGCTCAGAGCTTCAGTTCTGGCTGAAGAAGAACGGCAGTCTGAGGATTCGATGTTCCAAGGGAAGAACACACACGGTACCGACAACCCTGAAGCCCGAGTGGCCCTTCTGGGCGATGATCGACGTGTACGGGCAGACCACGGCTGTCACGATGCTGG GCTCCAAAAAGAAGCGCTGGATCTTCACCAGTAAGTCCTgtcctgctcacacacacatcaaactCACTGAAAATAAAGGAACGCAGGAAGGAGAGAGACACGTGAGCTTGCTGGAACAGAGAAACCTGAGAAACCATCAGCTTGATAACACGG ATCATGAAGCTTCAGACTGTGAGGAGTGTGTGGTGTGTTACAGTGATGTGGCAAACTGTCGTCTGAGCTGCGGTCATAAATGTGTCTGTACTCCGTGTGGGATGAGGGTTCACATGATGTTTGGGACCTGTCCTCTGTGCCGTCAGCCCTTGAGCAGTCCCATGAGTGTCCATCCCAGTTCAACTAACAGCCATATTGTTTGTTGA